Proteins encoded within one genomic window of Companilactobacillus sp.:
- a CDS encoding amino acid ABC transporter substrate-binding protein has translation MKKKLFAVITLLACFAMILSACGDQKSVAQEANTTDTWSTIQKRHRVIIGLDDTFVPMGFRQKDGKLVGFDIDLAKAVFKQYGIEADFQPIDWNMKETELRNRTIDLIWNGYTITPERSKQIAFSRPYLANRQVLVTKKADNITSFKDMKGKVLGVQTSSSGASLLDQHPKMLKQYIKNQTPVMYDSFNNALMDLDAKRIQGLLIDSVYANYYIQHEKDPASYRTIEGGFTGEDFAVGMRKGDKTMKRKIDAAFQKLANDGELQKIEKKWFGTDRNSLVTPKE, from the coding sequence ATGAAGAAAAAATTATTTGCAGTCATTACTCTCCTAGCCTGTTTTGCTATGATACTAAGTGCCTGTGGCGACCAAAAATCTGTTGCACAAGAGGCTAATACCACTGACACTTGGTCGACGATTCAAAAACGCCACCGTGTCATCATTGGTCTCGACGATACCTTCGTTCCCATGGGATTTCGTCAAAAAGATGGCAAGCTAGTTGGTTTTGATATCGACTTAGCCAAAGCAGTCTTCAAGCAATATGGCATCGAAGCTGACTTTCAACCAATCGACTGGAACATGAAGGAAACCGAATTACGCAATCGTACGATCGATTTGATCTGGAATGGTTATACGATCACTCCTGAGCGTTCCAAACAGATAGCTTTTTCACGTCCCTACTTAGCTAATCGCCAAGTTTTAGTTACGAAAAAAGCTGACAATATCACTAGTTTCAAAGATATGAAGGGAAAAGTTCTCGGTGTTCAAACTAGTTCATCAGGTGCCAGTTTGTTAGACCAACATCCGAAGATGTTGAAACAATACATAAAGAATCAAACCCCCGTCATGTACGATTCGTTCAATAATGCATTGATGGATCTCGATGCCAAAAGAATTCAAGGGCTATTGATCGATAGTGTTTATGCTAATTACTACATTCAACACGAAAAGGACCCTGCATCATATCGGACGATTGAAGGAGGCTTCACCGGAGAGGACTTCGCAGTCGGAATGCGTAAAGGCGACAAAACAATGAAACGCAAAATAGACGCAGCCTTCCAAAAATTAGCCAACGATGGAGAGCTACAAAAAATCGAGAA
- a CDS encoding amino acid ABC transporter ATP-binding protein, protein MLKLENITKSFNGKTILNDLNVEVQDNSILSIVGPSGAGKTTLLRCIAGLDRPDSGKFILDGKSFDPADDSDTEQIIGVVFQDFNLFPHLTVMENVTLAPTMVLKEDKKSAIDNAKSLLDELSLSDHADQYPFELSGGQKQRVAIARALAMKPKILCYDEPTSALDPSLRDAVGNVILELKKTGITQIVVTHDPAFAKNISDQILEVKPISQN, encoded by the coding sequence ATGCTTAAATTGGAAAATATCACCAAAAGTTTTAATGGAAAAACAATTTTAAATGACTTGAACGTTGAAGTTCAGGATAATTCAATTCTCAGTATCGTCGGACCTTCTGGAGCAGGTAAAACGACTTTGTTACGTTGTATTGCTGGGCTAGATCGACCAGATTCTGGAAAGTTCATTTTAGACGGAAAAAGTTTTGATCCAGCTGATGACTCAGATACTGAGCAAATCATTGGCGTAGTTTTTCAAGACTTTAATTTGTTCCCACATTTGACCGTCATGGAAAACGTAACTTTAGCACCTACAATGGTGTTAAAAGAAGATAAAAAATCAGCTATCGACAATGCCAAAAGTTTACTGGATGAATTATCATTATCCGATCACGCTGACCAATATCCATTTGAATTATCAGGTGGACAAAAGCAACGTGTCGCTATTGCTCGTGCTCTAGCAATGAAACCAAAGATTCTTTGTTACGACGAACCGACCTCAGCGCTTGACCCTAGTCTTCGTGATGCCGTTGGTAATGTCATCTTGGAATTGAAAAAGACTGGAATTACACAAATCGTCGTAACCCACGATCCAGCTTTTGCAAAAAATATTTCTGATCAAATTCTTGAAGTTAAACCAATCAGCCAAAATTAG
- a CDS encoding amino acid ABC transporter permease, with the protein MLHYITEILPSLLSGTLMTLKIFFWTLVASLPLGILVSLGRSSKFKPLSWILSFYIWVMRGTPLLLQLIFVFYGLPNMPFFHIVFERYDAALFAFILNYTAYFAEIFRGGFGAIDQGQYEGAKVLGLSYWQTIRKIVVPQVVKIVIPSIGNEVINLVKDSSLVYVIGLGDLLRAGNIASSRDVTLLPLVLVGVIYLLLTLVCTWLLKVVENHYSYYR; encoded by the coding sequence ATGCTACATTACATAACTGAAATTTTACCTTCTCTATTAAGTGGTACTTTGATGACACTAAAGATCTTCTTCTGGACTTTAGTAGCATCCCTTCCACTAGGGATCTTAGTTTCTTTAGGTAGAAGCTCGAAATTTAAACCATTAAGTTGGATCTTGTCATTTTATATTTGGGTCATGCGAGGAACTCCACTCTTGCTACAATTGATCTTCGTATTTTATGGCTTACCTAATATGCCATTTTTCCACATCGTCTTCGAAAGATACGATGCTGCATTATTCGCATTCATCTTAAATTACACTGCATATTTTGCAGAAATTTTCCGTGGTGGCTTTGGAGCCATCGATCAAGGACAATATGAAGGTGCCAAAGTCCTTGGCCTCAGCTACTGGCAAACAATTAGAAAAATCGTGGTCCCACAAGTTGTCAAAATCGTTATCCCTTCGATCGGTAACGAAGTCATCAACTTAGTTAAGGACTCGTCATTAGTTTACGTAATTGGTTTAGGCGACTTGCTACGTGCCGGAAACATTGCCAGTTCACGTGATGTAACCTTATTGCCACTAGTCTTAGTCGGAGTAATTTATCTATTATTAACTCTCGTCTGCACTTGGCTACTCAAAGTCGTTGAAAATCACTACAGCTATTACCGCTAA
- a CDS encoding PadR family transcriptional regulator produces MAIQASTEILEGSVLALLSREDYYGYTITKRMQQSFPISESTMYPILRRLKKSGWLTTYDQAYEGRNRRYYKITDDGISRLNEIRQDWRELKSVTDEILEENDGE; encoded by the coding sequence ATGGCAATTCAAGCCTCAACTGAGATCCTAGAAGGTTCAGTTTTAGCGCTTTTGAGTCGAGAGGACTACTACGGTTATACGATCACTAAACGGATGCAACAAAGCTTTCCAATCTCTGAATCCACAATGTATCCGATCTTAAGACGTTTGAAAAAATCGGGCTGGTTGACGACTTATGATCAAGCGTATGAAGGGCGTAATCGACGTTACTACAAAATAACGGATGATGGCATTTCACGTTTAAATGAGATCAGACAAGATTGGCGAGAATTGAAGTCTGTTACCGATGAAATATTGGAGGAAAACGATGGGGAATAA
- a CDS encoding DUF1700 domain-containing protein, which translates to MGNKAIDEYINEFASFLKQLDELERSDVSEFYREYLIDGNFTTSDAIINELGTPKHLARKVLADYSIKMSEENYQHVDSGDISDNQKMKRNANMIIMIIVAIFATPILIPVGLLLLGVAAIFFILVFFFVLVALILAATAIIVPIITIVAGLAVVFQSPMTTVLYVGSAFVVLGLDLILIPLIISLCKWLFDMLVIFFRWVGKKLLHGRKTPVKEEQDNA; encoded by the coding sequence ATGGGGAATAAAGCAATTGATGAATACATCAATGAATTTGCATCATTTTTGAAACAACTAGACGAATTAGAACGTTCAGACGTCAGTGAATTTTATCGTGAATATTTGATTGACGGCAATTTTACAACATCCGATGCAATTATTAATGAATTGGGGACGCCGAAGCACTTGGCTAGAAAAGTTTTAGCAGACTATTCGATCAAGATGTCCGAGGAAAATTATCAGCATGTAGATAGTGGCGATATCTCGGATAATCAGAAAATGAAACGAAACGCCAACATGATCATCATGATCATTGTCGCAATTTTTGCGACTCCGATATTAATTCCAGTCGGACTATTGTTACTTGGAGTGGCAGCAATATTTTTTATACTAGTTTTCTTTTTTGTATTGGTAGCTTTGATCTTAGCTGCAACGGCCATTATAGTACCGATAATTACTATTGTTGCTGGGCTAGCGGTCGTATTTCAATCGCCAATGACCACTGTCTTGTATGTCGGTTCTGCATTTGTAGTTTTAGGATTAGATCTAATTTTGATTCCACTTATAATTTCACTTTGCAAATGGCTATTCGACATGTTAGTAATTTTCTTCCGCTGGGTCGGGAAAAAATTATTGCATGGGCGTAAAACTCCGGTGAAGGAGGAACAAGATAATGCGTAG
- a CDS encoding DUF975 family protein encodes MNNANLKRISVSEINREARQLFRKNFKEIIVLNIIPILMRIVGMFFLMRVYQGWLSSLGVSLSNPQEASKKLTEISQSIVNNPSEASKYSLSITPQASIIVFALGLFFFMICVGIGYSMLDKYRNQDYQIRTIADQFQVFSGRYFFAIIFLAILFNLIVETGATLYLIPGIWFFLMFSQSFYIYKDDTATQERVGIGRVFSTLGRSSNLMRGYKWTLLWLCIQLFLWEILNFITREILSIVLHPYEQTVLAVFYDKVSEAKKEAANSQAA; translated from the coding sequence ATGAATAATGCTAATCTTAAGAGAATCTCTGTTTCTGAAATTAACAGAGAAGCAAGGCAATTATTCCGCAAGAATTTTAAAGAGATAATTGTTTTAAATATCATTCCTATTTTGATGAGAATTGTCGGAATGTTTTTCCTAATGAGAGTTTATCAAGGCTGGCTATCAAGCTTGGGCGTCAGCTTGTCGAATCCGCAAGAGGCTAGTAAAAAGTTGACTGAGATCTCTCAGTCGATCGTCAATAATCCTAGCGAGGCTTCGAAGTATTCGTTATCGATCACGCCACAAGCTAGCATCATTGTTTTCGCATTAGGTTTGTTCTTCTTTATGATCTGTGTCGGGATTGGATATTCGATGCTCGACAAATATCGCAATCAAGATTATCAAATCAGAACGATTGCTGATCAGTTCCAAGTTTTCTCAGGTCGTTACTTCTTTGCTATCATTTTCCTAGCGATTTTGTTTAACTTGATCGTTGAAACTGGTGCAACCTTGTATTTGATCCCTGGTATTTGGTTCTTCTTGATGTTCAGTCAAAGTTTTTACATTTATAAAGACGATACTGCAACCCAAGAGCGTGTCGGAATTGGTCGGGTATTCTCGACTTTAGGCAGAAGTTCCAATTTGATGCGTGGCTACAAGTGGACTTTATTATGGCTCTGCATTCAATTATTCCTTTGGGAAATTTTGAACTTCATCACACGTGAAATTTTATCGATCGTATTGCATCCTTATGAACAAACAGTTCTTGCAGTATTCTATGACAAAGTTTCTGAAGCTAAAAAAGAAGCTGCCAACTCACAGGCTGCTTAA
- a CDS encoding oleate hydratase translates to MYRSNGNYEAFAKPVKPEGVDEKSAYIVGSGLAGLAAATFLVRDGQMKGDKIHFLEELALPGGSMDGIYNEQKGYIIRGGREMEPHFETLWDMFRSIPSLEHPDESVLDEFYHLNKKDPSFSKGRVIQDRGKELPTEGQLTLSQKSVEELLNLALTPEKDLGDKKINEVFSKEFFESNFWLYWSTMFAFEPWASAMEMRRYIMRFVHHIDSLSNLSSLRFTKYNQYESLIKPTVEFLKSKGVDFEYNTQVKNIKVDTSNNQKVAKTIELIQDGEDKTIDLTENDLVFVTNGSITESTTYGDNNTPAPVEHPLGNSWELWENLAKQDAAFGQPDKFCKNIPDANWTISGTITFKDDRVVPYIQAISKKDPHSGSIVTSGPVSIKDSNWLYGYSISRQPHFKAQKPNELIVWVYGLFSDQPGNYIKKKITECTGIELCEEFLYHIGVPEDQIKDIAESANTIPAHMPYITSYFMPRQVGDRPLVVPEGSKNLAFIGNFAETERDTVFTTEYSVRTGMEAVYTLLNVDRGVPEVFGSVYDARVLMDAIYYLNDKKKISDLKLSFGQKMVEKKAMEKIQGTYIEELLKNAHLL, encoded by the coding sequence ATGTATAGAAGTAATGGTAACTACGAGGCATTTGCAAAACCAGTCAAACCTGAGGGGGTTGACGAAAAATCAGCTTATATCGTCGGTTCTGGTCTAGCTGGACTTGCTGCTGCGACTTTCTTAGTTAGAGATGGCCAAATGAAGGGCGACAAGATCCACTTTTTGGAAGAGTTAGCCCTTCCTGGTGGCAGCATGGATGGTATTTACAATGAGCAAAAAGGCTATATCATCCGTGGTGGACGTGAAATGGAACCACATTTCGAAACTCTTTGGGACATGTTTAGGTCCATCCCATCATTAGAGCATCCTGACGAGTCTGTTTTGGATGAATTTTATCATCTGAACAAGAAAGACCCTAGTTTTTCTAAAGGCAGAGTTATTCAAGACCGTGGGAAGGAATTGCCGACCGAAGGTCAATTAACTCTATCGCAAAAATCTGTCGAAGAACTGTTGAACCTAGCCTTGACGCCTGAAAAAGATTTAGGCGACAAAAAGATCAATGAAGTTTTCTCGAAAGAATTCTTTGAATCAAACTTCTGGCTCTATTGGTCAACTATGTTTGCCTTTGAGCCTTGGGCTAGTGCGATGGAAATGCGTCGTTACATCATGAGATTCGTTCATCATATCGACTCGCTTTCCAACTTATCATCGCTACGCTTCACTAAATACAATCAATACGAATCGCTGATCAAACCAACCGTCGAATTTTTGAAGAGCAAAGGCGTTGACTTTGAATACAATACTCAAGTTAAGAATATCAAGGTCGACACTTCTAACAATCAAAAAGTCGCTAAGACAATCGAACTGATTCAAGACGGTGAAGACAAGACAATTGACTTGACCGAAAATGACCTAGTCTTCGTTACAAATGGTTCGATCACTGAAAGTACCACTTATGGCGACAACAATACCCCTGCCCCAGTTGAGCACCCACTTGGCAACAGCTGGGAACTTTGGGAAAACTTGGCTAAACAAGACGCTGCCTTTGGCCAGCCTGACAAGTTCTGTAAAAATATTCCTGACGCTAACTGGACGATCTCTGGCACGATCACATTTAAAGACGACCGAGTAGTTCCTTATATTCAGGCTATTAGTAAAAAAGATCCACACAGTGGCTCAATCGTAACTAGTGGTCCTGTCAGCATCAAGGATTCAAACTGGCTATATGGCTATTCCATCAGTCGTCAACCTCACTTCAAGGCTCAAAAACCAAATGAGTTGATTGTCTGGGTCTATGGATTGTTCTCAGACCAACCTGGTAACTACATCAAGAAGAAGATCACTGAATGTACTGGTATCGAGCTTTGCGAGGAATTCCTCTATCACATTGGAGTTCCAGAAGACCAGATTAAAGACATCGCTGAAAGTGCTAATACTATCCCTGCACATATGCCATACATCACTTCTTACTTCATGCCTAGACAAGTTGGCGACCGTCCATTAGTTGTCCCAGAAGGCTCAAAGAACTTAGCCTTCATTGGTAACTTTGCCGAGACTGAAAGAGACACCGTCTTCACTACCGAGTACTCAGTCAGAACTGGTATGGAAGCTGTTTATACATTACTAAATGTTGACCGTGGCGTTCCAGAAGTATTTGGTTCAGTCTACGATGCACGTGTACTCATGGACGCCATTTACTACTTGAACGATAAGAAGAAGATCTCTGATCTGAAGTTGTCATTTGGACAAAAGATGGTCGAAAAGAAAGCTATGGAAAAGATCCAAGGAACGTATATCGAGGAATTATTGAAGAACGCTCATCTGCTTTAA
- a CDS encoding metal-dependent transcriptional regulator translates to MSPNKENYLKTIYELNYDFTKVTNKRISEIMNVSAPSVTEMLNSLSSEGYLTHSPYNKIVLTQKGKDVSEQLVRTHRLWEVFLNKCLKYPVDSVHHHADIMEHLSDEDLMDHLNEFLDHPQRCPHGGIIPGNGHGETDADDKLLSMIDDDEVVQIVRLSDNYEFLQYFNSLGLKIDDLLKIVKHKKFDNSLIVELEDGSEVTIGAKAVDYIFVEKRPQSSFQAK, encoded by the coding sequence TTGTCACCTAACAAAGAAAATTATTTAAAAACCATTTACGAATTAAACTACGACTTCACTAAAGTCACTAATAAACGCATTTCTGAGATCATGAATGTGTCCGCACCTTCAGTTACCGAGATGCTAAACTCTCTTTCATCTGAAGGCTATTTAACGCATTCGCCTTATAATAAAATCGTCCTGACTCAAAAAGGAAAAGACGTTTCTGAACAATTAGTCCGTACTCATCGACTATGGGAAGTGTTCCTCAATAAGTGTCTTAAATATCCAGTTGATTCAGTTCACCATCATGCCGATATCATGGAACATCTTTCTGATGAAGATTTGATGGATCATCTTAACGAGTTTCTCGATCATCCACAAAGATGTCCCCACGGTGGTATCATCCCTGGTAATGGTCATGGCGAAACAGATGCTGATGACAAGTTGCTCAGTATGATTGATGACGATGAAGTAGTTCAAATTGTCCGTTTGTCGGATAACTACGAATTTCTACAATACTTCAATAGTTTGGGATTAAAAATCGATGACCTATTAAAGATTGTTAAGCATAAAAAGTTCGATAATTCCTTGATTGTCGAATTAGAGGACGGTTCAGAAGTTACGATTGGTGCTAAAGCCGTCGATTATATCTTCGTTGAAAAACGCCCACAATCATCATTTCAAGCAAAATAA
- a CDS encoding HdeD family acid-resistance protein — translation MEYSKHKFDWFGFIIGLFSIYVGYLVMTNPLTSIKTIAVFLGIFAILRGVYQLCFGSQLNKYLGTGSGFAIFSAIINILVGILLIANLNVGEYVVIYMFAIWFLIDSIFQLFTARFYSFFGRGYYWLVVILACFSLLFAIILLFNPVLAGGFIVFMLAFFFIATGISEIFEAF, via the coding sequence ATGGAGTATTCAAAGCACAAATTTGACTGGTTTGGTTTCATTATAGGACTATTTTCGATCTATGTGGGATATCTAGTTATGACAAACCCACTAACAAGTATTAAGACAATTGCAGTCTTCTTAGGAATTTTTGCAATTTTACGAGGAGTATATCAACTTTGTTTCGGTTCACAACTCAATAAGTATTTAGGAACCGGAAGCGGATTTGCTATTTTTTCAGCTATTATCAATATCTTAGTCGGTATATTATTAATTGCAAATTTAAATGTTGGAGAATACGTGGTTATTTATATGTTCGCCATTTGGTTCTTAATTGATTCTATATTCCAGTTATTCACAGCTAGATTCTACAGTTTCTTTGGAAGAGGATATTACTGGTTGGTAGTGATCTTGGCTTGCTTTAGTTTATTGTTCGCCATCATCTTATTATTCAACCCAGTATTAGCAGGAGGATTCATAGTCTTCATGCTAGCATTTTTCTTCATTGCAACAGGTATTTCAGAAATATTTGAAGCATTTTAA
- a CDS encoding alpha-galactosidase: MSIIVNQAKDVFHLQTDHTSYIFRVMENGELGQIYYGKKIHPKEQYNNLITRELHDATPAWTEETPDFQPELLKQEYASLGKGDYRYPAFQLTQASGSRISEFKYQDYNVEDGKKRLSDLPSTFDDTNDGAQTLIIILVDQITGIKLELSYAIFPHQDVIIRSSKFINETDENAVIDAAYSAQLDLPDSNYDLVQFSGTWARERHLFRNKLRPGIQSVNSLRTASSHQENPFVMLARPDTDNDQGEVFGFNLIYSGNFNDSVEVDQFDVSRVLIGINPDEFAWNLKSGESFQTPEAVLSYSDSGMNQLSQQLGDFYTDHLVNPTFAKKERPILINNWEATYFDFDEDKLMTIVKQAHELGIEMFVLDDGWFGKRNDDTTSLGDWFVDNDKFPNGLNHFSQQVHDIGMKFGLWFEPEMISMTSKLYDEHPDWMIGDPKAQLIPSRHQFVLDMAKPEVVDYLFKKIDQVISDTDLDYIKWDMNRNITDMFSLHLDSAHQLELGHRYIKGVYQLYDRLIKAHPDVLFESCASGGGRFDLGLMYYAPQAWTSDDTDAIERLKIQYGTSYGYPLSMMGAHVSAVPNDQTGRITPLETRGTIAYFGDLGYELDITKMTKEELVQVQGQVDFYQRYRKLFQFGKFYRIDDPFEKDGNITSWEVVSPDKKQAIVGRYQILNHPNAPYQRQYFKGLDPDKQYTVNHTSETFWGDELMSAGYFVPKVKKNKNYSSDYSSALFVVEEV, translated from the coding sequence ATGTCAATCATTGTTAATCAAGCAAAAGATGTCTTTCATTTACAGACGGATCACACGAGTTACATCTTTCGGGTCATGGAAAACGGTGAGCTAGGTCAAATTTATTACGGCAAAAAGATTCATCCAAAGGAACAATATAATAATTTGATCACACGTGAATTGCACGATGCAACGCCTGCTTGGACTGAGGAGACTCCAGATTTTCAACCAGAACTTCTCAAACAAGAATATGCCAGTTTAGGAAAGGGCGATTATCGCTATCCAGCCTTTCAACTTACGCAAGCAAGTGGTAGTCGAATTTCAGAATTTAAGTATCAAGACTACAACGTTGAAGATGGAAAAAAGCGTTTGAGCGATTTGCCATCAACTTTTGACGATACCAATGATGGTGCCCAAACATTGATTATTATTTTGGTAGATCAAATTACCGGAATCAAGTTAGAACTCAGTTATGCAATTTTCCCACATCAAGATGTGATCATCCGTAGTAGCAAATTCATCAACGAAACTGATGAAAATGCAGTGATCGATGCTGCCTACAGTGCACAACTTGACTTGCCAGACTCAAATTACGATTTGGTACAATTTTCGGGAACTTGGGCAAGAGAACGCCATCTGTTTAGAAATAAACTCCGTCCGGGAATTCAAAGCGTCAATAGTTTACGGACAGCTTCAAGTCATCAAGAAAATCCTTTTGTAATGCTGGCTCGTCCAGATACAGACAATGATCAAGGGGAAGTATTTGGTTTTAATTTGATTTATTCTGGTAATTTCAATGACTCAGTTGAAGTTGATCAATTTGACGTCAGTCGAGTCTTGATAGGAATCAACCCAGACGAGTTTGCTTGGAACTTAAAGAGTGGTGAAAGTTTCCAAACTCCTGAAGCAGTTTTGAGTTATTCTGATTCCGGCATGAATCAACTATCGCAACAATTGGGTGATTTTTACACAGATCATTTAGTAAACCCAACTTTTGCCAAAAAAGAACGACCAATCTTGATCAACAACTGGGAAGCAACGTACTTTGACTTTGATGAAGATAAGTTGATGACAATCGTTAAGCAAGCTCACGAGTTGGGTATTGAAATGTTTGTTCTCGATGATGGATGGTTTGGTAAACGTAATGACGATACGACCTCTCTAGGTGACTGGTTCGTCGATAACGACAAGTTTCCAAATGGTCTCAATCATTTCAGTCAACAAGTTCATGATATCGGGATGAAGTTTGGATTATGGTTTGAACCAGAAATGATCTCGATGACTAGCAAACTGTACGATGAACATCCTGATTGGATGATTGGCGATCCTAAGGCGCAGCTGATTCCTAGCCGCCATCAATTTGTTCTCGACATGGCCAAACCAGAAGTAGTGGATTATCTTTTTAAAAAAATCGATCAGGTGATCTCTGATACTGATCTCGATTATATTAAATGGGATATGAACCGTAATATCACGGATATGTTTAGCTTGCACTTAGATAGTGCTCATCAATTAGAACTAGGTCATCGTTACATCAAAGGCGTTTACCAACTATACGACCGTTTGATCAAAGCTCATCCAGACGTATTGTTTGAATCATGCGCATCAGGTGGTGGACGTTTTGATCTCGGATTAATGTATTACGCTCCACAGGCCTGGACTAGTGACGATACCGATGCCATCGAACGTCTCAAAATTCAATACGGTACATCTTATGGATATCCACTGTCTATGATGGGTGCTCACGTTTCTGCGGTTCCAAATGACCAAACTGGTCGGATCACGCCACTAGAAACTCGTGGTACGATTGCTTATTTTGGTGATCTTGGATACGAGCTAGATATTACCAAGATGACCAAAGAGGAATTAGTCCAAGTTCAAGGACAAGTCGACTTTTATCAACGCTATCGGAAATTGTTCCAATTTGGTAAATTTTACCGAATCGATGATCCGTTTGAAAAAGATGGCAATATAACTAGCTGGGAAGTAGTCTCACCTGACAAGAAACAAGCAATTGTCGGTAGATATCAAATCCTGAACCATCCAAATGCTCCATACCAACGTCAGTACTTCAAGGGTCTAGATCCTGACAAGCAATATACTGTCAACCACACTAGTGAGACGTTCTGGGGCGATGAATTAATGTCAGCCGGATACTTTGTTCCTAAGGTCAAAAAAAATAAGAATTATTCAAGTGATTACAGTTCAGCATTGTTTGTAGTCGAAGAAGTTTAA